TGCTGGAAGATATCGACATTTCCGGGGCCAAAGGGGTGCTGGTGAACATTTCCGGCTCCAGTGCCATGACCATGGACGAGTTCGATGCAGCAAGCCGTATCATCCACGAGAAGGTGCATGAGGATGCCAATATTATCGTCGGTCTGGTAATCGATGAGAACCTGGGCGATGTGATCAAGGTAACGGCTATCGCCACCGGGTTCGGTGACCGCTTCGACGTGGAAAAGACCCGCCAGGAGCTGAAAAGCGTGGCACCCGTGGTACGAAACGAGATAAACCGGGAAATCCCGACCTTTATCAGGGAAAAACAGCAGCAGCGTGAGACCTTTTCCCGGCAGCGGAGCTTCATGATGGATGATGAGGAGCAGTATGACATCCCCACCTTCCTCCGCAAATCGGTCGACTAAGCAGCGCCACTTTTCCGCCTGCTGCGTAAGTCTTCAGGAGCACTTGTGCGGCGTGGCGCTGCCACGCCTCCGCGCGCTCCTTCGACAGCCTTGCAGAGACGAAAAATTGTCGCTGCTGAAATTGCGGTAGATGGTTGCGACTGTAACCCAACTTCTGCATATTCAGTGTGATGATTTCATGTCAACCGCTGGTGGTGGCCCCCCCGCCACCGGCAGGGAGTTTAGTTCCCCGGCCCCATTACTTCCCCCTCCATGGGGGCCGGGTCTTTTTCCCTTTCAAACTGTCCCTCGAAGTGCTAACTTTTTGGCATGTCCTGGAAGATCATCGAGAAACACCGTAAAATCCTTGCCTGCGAGGATGGGATACCAATAAAGAAGTCGGTGGCCGGCCTCAGGTTCTGCCTGGTTTATCCCAACCGCTACCATGCCGCCATGAGCAATCTGGGCTTTCAGGCGGTCCATTCCATTCTCAATGGTTACCCTGATGTCCTCTGCGAACGGGCCTTTCTTCCGGACCGGGAGGATCTGGACGAGTATGCGAAATCGGGTACCCGCCTCCTTTCCCTGGAATCCCAGCGGCCGGTAGCCGAGTTCGATATCATTGCATTCTCTGTCTCCTTCGAAAGCGATTACCTGAACCTGCCCGTCATTTTCAAGCTTGCAGGCCTGCCTTCCTGTGCCGCGGAGCGTGATTCCTCCATGCCTCTAGTCATGGCCGGCGGTGCGGCTCTTTTTCTCAATCCTGAGCCAGTTGCGGATTTTATGGATTTCATTTGCGTCGGTGAGGCTGAAACCCTTCTGCCTGCCCTGCTACGGGTCCTGACCGTGGACGAGCAGATCGTCCGACGGGAACTTTTGGCGCGTTGTGCCGTGGTGCCGGGAGTCTATGTCCCCTCCTTTTACCAGATCACCTATGCCGGTGCAGGCATCGCTTCGCGCATTAATCTTGATCCCGCCCCGCCGGCGGTCCAACGGCTTTGGGACGGGGACCGTAATGGGGCACCTACTGTCTCGACTATCCTCACCGAAAATACGGAATTTTCCGATATGTACCTGGTTGAGGTCGCCCGCGGCTGCCCGCGTGGCTGCCGGTTCTGCGCCGCCGGCTTCATCTATCTTCCCTATCGCCAGAGGAACATGGAATCGGTTATGGAAGAGGTGAGGAAAGGGCTGCAGAAAAAGAAAAAAATAGGGCTGGTGGGCGCGGCCGTTTCCGACTTCAAGGGGGTCGGCGAGCTGTCACGATTCATCGTCCAACAGGGCGGGAAAGTATCTGTTGCTTCCCTGCGTATCGACTGTCTTGACGAACAGCTGGTGGATTCCCTAAAGGAGAGCGGCCACAAGACGGTGGCGCTGGCCCCGGAAGGGGGATCACAGCGCCTGCGGGACCTGATCAAAAAGAATATCGACGAAGAGCAGATATTGACTGCCTGCGACCTGCTCATCGGCAAGGACCTGCTCAACCTGAAACTGTACTTCATCATCGGCCTTCCCACGGAAACCATGGTCGATCTGGATGAGATGATCGCCCTTGTGACCAAGGTGCGTGACAGGGTCATTGACGCGGCACGTAAAAACAAAAGGCTGGGTGAGGTGCTGCTTTCGGTTAATCCATTCATCCCGAAACCCTTTACCCCCTTCCAGTGGTGCGGCATGGAAGACCTGAAGAGCCTTGAGAAAAAGGCCAGATACCTGCAAAAGGGCCTCTCTGGTCTGTCAAACGTGAGGATGCAGATGGAGGGATTGAAGGATGCCTATCTGCAGGCACTGCTGTCCCGGGGAGACCGCCGTCTGGCGCCACTCATCCTGCTGGCCGGCGAAAAAGGCTGGAAAAAGGCCGCCCGTGAATTGAATGTTGACACCGATTCCTGGGTCAGGCGAGACATTTCCCTCGACGAGGTCTTACCCTGGGATTTCATTGACAGTGGCGACAGGGAAAAGTTGGTGAGTGAATACCGGAAGGCGTTTTCTGCTTGAATGAAACCACGGCAGCTGTTGAGGCTGCCGTGGTCGAGTGTGAGGCAATCAGTTGAAGAACAGGCGCAAACCGACAGTGGTGGAGATATTGGAAGGATCGTAGTCCCCCACCTTGGTTCCCAACCGGTTTACATCAGCGTCAAAGGCGCCGAGTCCTTTCAATTCGGCGGTAAAGGCGAGATTCCTGCTGACGAAGAAATCGACACCGGCGGTCAGATGTAACCCCAGCACCGTATCCACCTGCAGGTCGTCAAGGTCCGGAATCAAGACGTCCAACCCTCCCCCCAGGTATGGAACCACATCATTTCTGTCGTTGAAACGGTACTGGGCACCCATGGAAACATCATTCATGCTGGCCCGGCGGCTCTTGTCCGACCAGCCCTTGGTGTGGAACAGGGAATGGTCCACATTCAGCTCCAGTGCCACATGGTCGTCAACACCGTAGAACAGCCCGCCGCCCCCCACGAAGCCGGGATCAGTCTCGACGACCAGCTTTCCATCCTGATGGTTCCTCTCGCTCTCTGCCGGGAAAATGGCCCCCAATCTCCCGGTAATACCGAACTTTCCGCGCAGGTTTTCCGCCATGGCGTTGCTGCCTGTCAGCATGGCCACCAGTGCAATGGCCGTGATCAACAAACTCTTTCTCATTGTTTTTCCCTCCTGAAAAAATAAGTAGCGGCATGTTAATGGAAAATTAAAAAGCCAGCAAGGAGAAAGTGCGGTTGTGCAGAAATGAAAAAAGGGACCGAAGCGGTCCCTTGGCGAGATGAGTTCACAGGAAGATTGTGTCAGTCCTTTTATATGAGGTCGATTACAGCCTTTACAGCCTTTTCAATGCCCGTTGCCGTGTCGGAGATGTTGCCGGCCAGCATGTAGGCGGGTGTGGAGACGATCTTATTCTTCCTGTCGATGACAAACTCGGTTACGGGGCAGTCCACGTGCCGGCTACCGGTCTGGTTGATGGCAGAAGCGGTGCCGG
This region of Geotalea daltonii FRC-32 genomic DNA includes:
- a CDS encoding radical SAM protein, which produces MSWKIIEKHRKILACEDGIPIKKSVAGLRFCLVYPNRYHAAMSNLGFQAVHSILNGYPDVLCERAFLPDREDLDEYAKSGTRLLSLESQRPVAEFDIIAFSVSFESDYLNLPVIFKLAGLPSCAAERDSSMPLVMAGGAALFLNPEPVADFMDFICVGEAETLLPALLRVLTVDEQIVRRELLARCAVVPGVYVPSFYQITYAGAGIASRINLDPAPPAVQRLWDGDRNGAPTVSTILTENTEFSDMYLVEVARGCPRGCRFCAAGFIYLPYRQRNMESVMEEVRKGLQKKKKIGLVGAAVSDFKGVGELSRFIVQQGGKVSVASLRIDCLDEQLVDSLKESGHKTVALAPEGGSQRLRDLIKKNIDEEQILTACDLLIGKDLLNLKLYFIIGLPTETMVDLDEMIALVTKVRDRVIDAARKNKRLGEVLLSVNPFIPKPFTPFQWCGMEDLKSLEKKARYLQKGLSGLSNVRMQMEGLKDAYLQALLSRGDRRLAPLILLAGEKGWKKAARELNVDTDSWVRRDISLDEVLPWDFIDSGDREKLVSEYRKAFSA
- a CDS encoding porin family protein, producing MRKSLLITAIALVAMLTGSNAMAENLRGKFGITGRLGAIFPAESERNHQDGKLVVETDPGFVGGGGLFYGVDDHVALELNVDHSLFHTKGWSDKSRRASMNDVSMGAQYRFNDRNDVVPYLGGGLDVLIPDLDDLQVDTVLGLHLTAGVDFFVSRNLAFTAELKGLGAFDADVNRLGTKVGDYDPSNISTTVGLRLFFN